GAGGAGCTCACCCGCCGGCTGGTGACCCGGCTGTGGGACGACGAGGCCGGCCTGTTCCGCGTCCGCGACCTGCACACCGACACCCTGGTCGACGAGCGGAGCGTCAGCGGCCTGGTCCCGCTCATCGTTCCGCACCTGCCGCACGACACCGTCCAGCGCCTGCACCAGACACTGGACGGGCCGCAGTTCAGGGCGCCGGCCACGGCACTGGTCCCCAGCTACGACCTGACCGGCCACGCCTTCGACGCCAAGCGCTACTGGCGCGGCCCGGCCTGGTTCAACACGGCCTGGCTGATCCAGCGCGGACTGCGTGCCCACGGCCTCCACGACAACGCCGAACGACTCCGCAACGGATTCCTCGAAGAGGCAGGCCGATCGGACTTCGCCGAATACGTCGACCCCTGCACAGGTGCCGCCCGCGGCGCCCGGCACTTCTCCTGGACCGCGGCACTCACCCTCGACCTGCTGCGTGCCCACCCGAAGGAGCCCATGCCATGACCGCGGCCGACAACCGCGTACAGCTGGTACGCGACGCCACCTTCGTCCGCCTCGACGCCGACGGGGAGATCAGCGGGACGCACGGCAGCACACCCGACGGGCTGTTCTCCCAGGACGCCCGTCACCTCAGCCGCTGGCAGCTCACGGTCGACGGCACCAGCCCCACGGCCCTGGTGCCGGCCGCGGCGGAGACGGACGACACGGCCGCGTGCGTGCTGACCCCCCAGGGCACACGGGACAACCCGCCCGCCTACACCGTCTTCCGCCGGCAGACCGTCGCCGCGGGCACGCTCACCGAACACCTGCGCCTGGTCAGCAACCGCCCCGACCCGGTGACCGCCCGCCTCGAGCTCACCGTCGATGCCGACTTCGCCGACCTGTTCGAACTGCGTGCCGACGACCGCCGCTACCCCAAGCCCGACGGACGGCACGCGACCCACAGCACACCCGACGGCCTGCGCCTCGAGTACCGACGAGCCGACTGGCACGCACGCACCACCCTCACCTGCCGCCCCGCCCCGGACGCCGTAAACACGCCAGACGACTCACAGCCCACCGCACGGACGCTCAGCTGGGAACTGCCGCTCGACGGCCATGGACAGGCCGACCTGCACCTGACCGTCCGCGCCCACCCGCACGCGGCACCGCCGCACCCCGTGGCCGTGCCGCGGCCGCACCTGCAGACGACCAGGGCCAAGAACGAGCAGACGCCCAAGGCGAAGGACAACCTCACACGCACCTGCGAGCGGGGCCTGGCCGACGTGGACCTGCTGACCATCCCGGTCACGGGCGTAGACGGCGACCACGTCCACATCCCGGCCGCCGGCATCCCGTGGTTCCTCACCCTGTTCGGCCGCGATTCCCTGCTGACGTCCTACTTCCTGCTGCCCTACCGGCCCGGGACGGCAGCAGGCACCCTGAGCGCACTTGCCGCCACCCAAGGGCAGCGCTATGACACCTTCAGCGGCGAACAGCCGGGACGCATCGTCCACGAGACCCGTCACGGCGAACTCGCCCACTTCCGGCAGGTCCCCTACGGCCGTTACTACGGTGCCGTGGACGCCACGCCCCTCTTCCTGATCCTGCTCCACGCCCACTTCGAGACCACCGGCGACCGCTCCCTGGCACTACGCCTGGAGCAGCACGCCCGGCACGCCGTGGACTGGATGCTCACCGACGGCGGCCTGGACAAACACGGTTACCTCGTCTACACCCCGGACCCGGGCGGCCTGATCAACCAGAACTGGAAGGACTCCGAGGGCGCCATCTGCTTCACCGACGGCACCCAGGCCCAGGGCCCCATCGCGGTGTCAGAAGCCCAGGGCTACGCATACGACGCCCTCGTGCGCACGGCCGAACTCGCCGACGGCGTCTGGCAGGACGAACCGTACGCGCACCGCCTCCGCGAGACAGCCGACCGGCTGCGCGGCCGG
This genomic interval from Streptomyces dengpaensis contains the following:
- a CDS encoding glycogen debranching N-terminal domain-containing protein; amino-acid sequence: MTAADNRVQLVRDATFVRLDADGEISGTHGSTPDGLFSQDARHLSRWQLTVDGTSPTALVPAAAETDDTAACVLTPQGTRDNPPAYTVFRRQTVAAGTLTEHLRLVSNRPDPVTARLELTVDADFADLFELRADDRRYPKPDGRHATHSTPDGLRLEYRRADWHARTTLTCRPAPDAVNTPDDSQPTARTLSWELPLDGHGQADLHLTVRAHPHAAPPHPVAVPRPHLQTTRAKNEQTPKAKDNLTRTCERGLADVDLLTIPVTGVDGDHVHIPAAGIPWFLTLFGRDSLLTSYFLLPYRPGTAAGTLSALAATQGQRYDTFSGEQPGRIVHETRHGELAHFRQVPYGRYYGAVDATPLFLILLHAHFETTGDRSLALRLEQHARHAVDWMLTDGGLDKHGYLVYTPDPGGLINQNWKDSEGAICFTDGTQAQGPIAVSEAQGYAYDALVRTAELADGVWQDEPYAHRLRETADRLRGRFLTDFWMPEADFPALALDGDGRQVDALASDAGHLLWSGILDAERARRVGRRLLEPDFFSGWAIRTLAAGQKPYHPLSYHRGSAWPHDNAVITLGLARYGLADEVTAVAEGLTAAAAHHGYRLPEVIAGYARSTTGGPVPYPHACSPQAWAAATPLALRTALEQV